Proteins encoded in a region of the Anopheles aquasalis chromosome 2, idAnoAquaMG_Q_19, whole genome shotgun sequence genome:
- the LOC126579033 gene encoding muscle calcium channel subunit alpha-1-like isoform X4, translating into MSVSQKDKATVQQDCQKQNITFAVDHPSALSPKAGHARNRNSLKDVLSSGNKLIGAFHAPDSAYPLLAASTAHEHKREQHHQFLDILNKSFSRNKSGQPSEQDCATVGQTTSNDLGPASSAPRLPKKGSSRSFFLKRQHSLSDVWQTTLKSTTAMSQAAARMDSTEMASSSGVDGRRFNPDVDGPNGGVGGCEPAGATGGEINIGGTTIPIAPKKPTRRAGVKPQPDRPMRALFCLTRTNPLRKLCIAIVEWKPFEYLILLTIFANCVALAVYTPFPNSDSNSTNAALEKIEYIFLVIFTAECIMKLIAYGFILHPGSYLRNGWNILDFTIVVIGMISTALSNLMKEGFDVKALRAFRVLRPLRLVSGVPSLQVVLNSILRAMVPLLHIALLVLFVIIIYAIIGLELFSGKLHKSCFHNETGEIMDDPHPCGEDGFHCDTISPEMVCRYYWEGPNFGITNFDNFGLSMLTVFQCVTLEGWTDMLYYIEDAMGSSWQWVYFISMVILGAFFVMNLILGVLSGEFSKERTKAKNRGDFQKLREKQQIEEDLRGYLDWITQAEDIDPDNEANGNQEGKVKNTIELDSSDNLGEDGEVQQVSWFSRKRKSIDRVNRRLRRACRKAVKSQAFYWLIIILVFLNTGVLATEHYRQPPWLDDFQEYTNMFFVALFTMEMLLKMYSLGFQGYFVSLFNRFDCFVVIGSIGEMILTSTQIMPPLGVSVLRCVRLLRVFKVTKYWQSLSNLVASLLNSIQSIASLLLLLFLFIVIFALLGMQVFGGKFNFNSAVDKPRSNFDSFVQSLLTVFQILTGEDWNMVMYDGIQAYGGVASLGIIASIYFIILFICGNYILLNVFLAIAVDNLADADSLTTVEKEEDDNPEGEEEKLSHAPTPIEHGDDGFMDHEKDNLDSDNEPTNMSDDYNGHDSESKIPVAEDDEGYEEQDTQGETFDEPTTVSARPRRLSELSVKKSKKPIPRANALLIFSPSNRFRIFCHWLCNHSTFGNIILVCIMFSSAMLAAEDPLNANSERNQILNYFDYFFTSVFTIELLLKLISYGFLFHDGAFCRSAFNLLDLLVVCVSLISMFFSSGAISVIKILRVLRVLRPLRAINRAKGLKYVVKCVIVAIKTIGNIMLVTYLLQFMFAVIGVQLFKGKFFSCSDGSKMQESECHGTYLVYEDGNVDKPVSKERYWSRNRFHFDDVSKAMLTLFTVSTFEGWPGLLYVSIDSHEEDSGPIHNFRPIVAAYYIIYIIIIAFFMVNIFVGFVIVTFQNEGEQEYKNCDLDKNQRNCIEFALKAKPIRRYIPKHRIQYKVWWFVTSQPFEYMIFILIMINTITLSMKFYRQPEIYTEVLDLLNLIFTAVFALEFVFKLAAFRFKNYFGDAWNVFDFIIVLGSFIDIVYSEVNVSKGMKGGSSIISINFFRLFRVMRLVKLLARGEGIRTLLWTFIKSFQALPYVALLIVMLFFIYAVIGMQVFGKIAMDDDTSIHRNNNFQTFPQAVLVLFRSATGEAWQEIMLDCSARPGEVNCDPKSDDAGSPDGCGSSIAFPYFISFYVLCSFLIINLFVAVIMDNFDYLTRDWSILGPHHLDEFVRLWSEYDPDAKGRIKHLDVVTLLRKISPPLGFGKLCPHRVACKRLVSMNMPLNSDGTVLFNATLFAVVRTSLKIKTEGNIDDANAELRTTIKQIWKRTNPKLLDQVVPPPGVDDEVTVGKFYATFLIQDYFRRFKKRKENDNKLSSDQNKRRTMTLQAGLRTLHEAGPELKRAISGNLEDTGDDNPEPSHRRNHTLFGNVWSSIRRPGPFGTKQKWSGNHKMSATSVAASAAMHTVLSGTNENQKHEPPKPKVNAALSGGYSHIAESILHAVHDDPLGNSLGNGINATNGAASSDIPLRPLVLYDTTINRGPTNTISVDIGPQNVSARRDTSAHIENLDKVRLIHSTPSSPHEVHRPASNVIGSAESLVGRVLAQQGLGKYCDLDLVHCAQMEMQEALDMTQEEMDLAAHELMLEERFNRKNGSNARSNPRRGVNTSVNKNLPPQL; encoded by the exons ATGAGTGTTTCGCAGAAAGACAAGGCAACTGTCCAACAGGactgccaaaaacaaaacataactttTG CGGTAGATCATCCATCGGCACTTAGTCCAAAAGCAGGGCACGCGCGCAACAGAAATTCGCTGAAGGATGTTCTATCCTCGGGAAACAAACTAATCGGTGCATTTCATGCTCCAGACTCTGCTTATCCTCTACTCGCGGCATCCACGGCCCACGAGCATAAACGGGAGCAACACCATCAGTTTCTCGACATCTTAAATAAGTCATTTTCACGTAATAAATCTGGTCAACCGTCGGAGCAGGATTGCGCTACCGTTGGCCAGACGACTTCAAACGATTTAGGGCCGGCATCTTCTGCACCAAGGCTTCCAAAGAAGGGATCGTCACGTTCATTTTTTCTAAAACGCCAACATTCGTTGTCCGATGTATGGCAAACGACCCTTAAATCTACCACAGCTATGAGCCAAGCAGCTGCTAGAATGGACAGTACCGAGATGGCATCCTCATCCGGGGTTGATGGACGTAGGTTCAATCCGGATGTTGATGGACCGAACGGCGGCGTTGGTGGGTGCGagccagcaggagcaacaggtGGCGAAATCAATATTGGTGGAACAACTATTCCAATTGCACCTAAAAAGCCAACCCGTAGAGCTGGTGTAAAGCCTCAACCCGATCGACCTATGcgtgctttgttttgtttaacgCGAACGAACCCTCTTCGAAAACTCTGTATTGCAATTGTAGAATGGAA GCCCTTCGAATACCTAATTTTGTTGACCATTTTCGCCAATTGCGTTGCCTTAGCTGTTTACACCCCTTTTCCAAACAGTGATTCGAATAGCACAAATGCGGCACTAGAGAAGATCGAGTATATTTTTTTAGTCATATTTACTGCAGAATGCATTATGAAGTTGATTGCGTACGGGTTTATACTACATCCCGGATCATATCTGAGGAACGGGTGGAACATACTCGATTTTACAATTGTAGTCATTGG TATGATTTCAACAGCCTTGTCTAATCTAATGAAGGAAGGATTCGACGTTAAAGCTCTTCGTGCGTTTCGAGTACTCAGACCGTTGCGTTTAGTATCGGGGGTGCCTA GTTTGCAAGTTGTCCTAAATTCGATTTTACGTGCCATGGTGCCTTTGCTACACATAGCTCTACTGGTATTGTTTGTGATAATCATTTACGCCATAATAGGATTAGAACTTTTCTCGGGTAAATTGCACAAATCTTGTTTTCACAATGAAACGG GTGAGATCATGGACGATCCACATCCTTGCGGAGAAGATGGGTTTCATTGCGACACCATTTCACCAGAAATGGTATGCAGATACTACTGGGAAGGGCCCAACTTTGGCATAACGAATTTCGATAATTTTGGACTATCAATGCTAACAGTTTTTCAATGTGTAACATTGGAAGGATGGACTGATATGCTGTACTAC ATTGAAGACGCTATGGGCAGCAGTTGGCAATGGGTCTATTTCATCTCTATGGTCATTCTCGGTGCTTTTTTCGTCATGAATCTCATCCTCGGTGTACTGAGCGGCGAATTTTCTAAGGAAaggacgaaagcaaaaaatcggGGAGATTTTCAAAAGCTTCGCGAAAAGCAACAGATAGAAGAAGATCTACGGGGGTATTTAGATTGGATAACCCAGGCAGAAGACATCGATCCCGATAACGAAGCTAACGGAAATCAGGAAGGCAAAGTAAAAAATACTATTGAACTTGATTCATCTGATAACCTTGGCGAAGATGGAGAAGTACAACAAGTGTCATGGTTTTCCCGAAAACGCAAATCGATTGATCGTGTAAATCGACGGTTGCGACGTGCCTGTCGTAAGGCAGTCAAATCACAGGCCTTCTATTGGCTTATCATTATATTAGTATTTTTGAATACGGGTGTTTTAGCAACTGAACACTACCGGCAACCTCCATGGTTGGATGATTTTCAAG agtacacaaatatgtttttcgtGGCCCTGTTTACAATGGAAATGTTGCTAAAGATGTATAGTTTAGGATTTCAGGGGTATTTTGTATCTCTTTTCAACCGATTCGACTGCTTCGTCGTTATTGGCAGTATAGGAGAGATGATACTTACTAGCACACAAATCATGCCTCCGCTCGGAGTATCTGTGTTGCGATGTGTTCGTCTTCTGCGAGTTTTTAAAGTAACTAA GTACTGGCAATCGCTCTCAAATTTAGTTGCATCACTGCTGAACTCGATTCAATCGATAGCTTCGCTTTTGTTACTATTGTTTCTATTCATTGTTATTTTTGCACTTCTGGGAATGCaagtttttggtggaaagtttaattttaatagTGCCGTTGATAAACCCCGCTCCAATTTCGATAGCTTCGTACAAAGTCTACTCACAGTGTTTCAG ATACTTACAGGTGAAGATTGGAATATGGTTATGTACGACGGAATACAAGCATATGGTGGTGTAGCGTCTTTAGGAATTATTGCAAGCATTTACTTCATCATATTGTTCATCTGCGGTAACT ACATTTTATTGAACGTATTCTTGGCTATTGCTGTGGATAATTTGGCCGATGCGGATTCTCTCACTACggtggagaaagaagaagatgataatCCAGagggcgaagaagaaaaactatCACATGCCCCAACACCAATAGaacacggtgatgatggtttcatGGACCACGAAAAGGATAATTTGGATTCTGATAACGAGCCTACCAATAT GTCCGATGATTATAATGGACATGATTCCGAATCTAAAATTCCTGTTGCTGAGGATGACGAAGGGTATGAAGAGCAAGATACTCaag gtGAGACTTTTGACGAGCCTACGACAGTTTCCGCACGCCCGCGACGTTTATCGGAATTAAGCgtgaaaaaatccaaaaaacctATTCCTCGGGCGAATGCATTACTTATTTTCTCTCCATCGAACAG ATTCCGCATTTTCTGTCATTGGCTGTGCAACCATAGCACGTTTGGTAACATCATTCTTGTATGCATCATGTTTTCTTCGGCAATGTTGGCAGCAGAAGATCCATTGAATGCTAATAGTGAACGTAATCAGATACTTAACTACTTCGATTACTTCTTCACATCAGTGTTTACTATCGAGTTACTTCTGAAACTTATTTCGTATGGGTTTCTCTTTCACGATGGAGCTTTCTGCAGATCCGCGTTCAATCTGCTTGATCTTTTGGTCGTATGTGTTTCACTAATATCAATGTTCTTTAG CTCTGGTGCCATTTCTGTGATAAAAATTTTACGAGTGCTTCGTGTTCTTCGTCCATTGCGTGCCATAAATCGTGCGAAAGGATTAAAG TACGTAGTGAAATGTGTGATAGTTGCCATCAAAACGATTGGTAACATTATGCTAGTGACGTACCTCTTGCAGTTCATGTTTGCTGTGATTGGAGTACAATTGTTTAAG GGGAAATTTTTCTCGTGCTCCGATGGTTCCAAAATGCAAGAATCAGAATGTCA CGGTACATATTTGGTATACGAAGATGGAAATGTTGACAAACCAGTGTCAAAAGAAAGATACTGGTCCCGAAATCGGTTTCACTTTGACGATGTTTCGAAAGCAATGTTAACACTCTTCACTGTATCCACCTTCGAAGGATGGCCCGG ACTGCTGTATGTGTCGATAGATTCTCACGAAGAAGATTCGGGTCCAATACACAATTTTAGGCCTATAGTAGCCGCCTATTACATAATCTACATCATCATAATAGCCTTCTTCATGGTAAACATTTTCGTCGGTTTTGTTATCGTGACATTCCAAAATGAAGGCGAGCAGGAATATAAGAACTGCGATTTGGATAAAAATCAGAGAAACTGCATAGAATTTGCACTCAAAGCTAAACCGATAAGACGTTATATACCAAAGCACCGCATACAATACAAggtttggtggtttgtgaCGTCACAGCCATTCGAATATATGATATTTATACTGATCATGATCAACACGATAACACTTTCTATGAAGTTTTACCGCCAGCCAGAGATATATACCGAGGTTCTTGATCTATTAAATCTCATATTTACGGCAGTTTTCGCCTTGGAGTTTGTCTTTAAACTAGCAGCATTTAGATTTAAG AACTACTTCGGAGATGCATGGAATGTATTCGATTTTATTATTGTACTCGGCAGTTTTATCGATATAGTGTACTCAGAAGTGAATGTTAGCAAAGGAATGAAG GGAGGATCGAGTATAATATCAATCAATTTTTTCCGATTGTTCCGAGTGATGCGCTTAGTGAAACTTCTAGCAAGAGGAGAAGGCATCCGTACCCTTTTGTGGACTTTTATAAAATCTTTTCAAGCTCTCCCTTATGTAGCGTTGTTGATTGTAATGCTATTTTTCATCTACGCTGTCATCGGTATGCAG GTTTTTGGTAAAATAGCTATGGATGACGATACATCTATTCATCGCAACAACAACTTTCAAACATTTCCGCAAGCAGTGTTGGTACTTTTCCGCTCGGCTACTGGAGAAGCGTGGCAAGAAATTATGCTAGATTGCTCGGCAAGACCGGGAGAGGTGAACTGCGATCCGAAATCTGATGATGCTGGGTCACCAGATGGTTGTGGATCAAGTATTGCCTTCCCATACTTTATTTCTTTCTACGTGCTTTGCTCTTTTCTCATCATCAATCTATTTGTGGCTGTCATTATGGATAATTTTGATTATCTAACTCGTGACTGGTCCATCCTTGGTCCTCACCATCTGGACGAGTTCGTGCGCCTTTGGAGCGAGTATGATCCGGACGCTAAGGGACGCATCAAGCATCTGGATGTGGTAACATTACTGCGTAAAATATCGCCTCCACTCGGCtttggaaaactttgtccGCACCGGGTGGCCTGCAAACGATTAGTGTCCATGAACATGCCACTGAATAGTGACGGAACAGTGCTCTTCAATGCGACATTGTTTGCAGTAGTTCGCACATCTCTCAAGATCAAAACTGAGGGTAACATTGATGACGCAAACGCAGAATTGCGCACTACGATCAAGCAAATATGGAAACGAACGAATCCGAAGCTGTTAGATCAGGTGGTACCTCCGCcaggtgttgatgatgaagtaACCGTCGGAAAATTCTACGCAACGTTTCTGATACAGGACTATTTCCGTCGTTTCAAGAAGCGCAAGGAAAATGACAATAAGCTTAGCAGCGATCAAAACAAACGACGTACAATGACACTACAAGCCGGTCTGCGTACACTACATGAAGCGGGTCCCGAACTTAAGCGGGCAATATCGGGAAACCTAGAGGATACCGGGGATGATAATCCGGAGCCTTCACACCGA CGCAATCACACCCTCTTCGGTAATGTATGGTCTTCGATTCGACGGCCAGGACCTTTCggaaccaaacaaaaatggagtggaaatcataaaatgtCTGCCACCTCGGTTGCTGCGTCAGCGGCAATGCATACTGTTCTGTCTGgaacaaatgaaaaccaaaagcaTGAACCTCCAAAACCGAAAGTCAACGCTGCGCTTAGTGGAGGCTATAGCCACATTGCTGAGAGCATTCTACATGCTGTACACGACGATCCACTGGGAAACAGCCTCGGAAACGGTATAAATGCAACGAACGGAGCAGCCTCGAGTGACATTCCACTGCGGCCGTTAGTACTGTATGATACGACAATTAATCGAGGACCAACCAA TACTATCAGCGTCGATATTGGCCCGCAGAATGTTTCTGCAAGAAGAG ATACCAGCGCTCACATAGAAAATTTGGATAAGGTACGATTAATCCATTCTACACCGAGCAGCCCACACGAAGTTCACAGACCCGCTTCAAATGTAATTGGATCAGCAGAGAGTCTAGTTGGAAGG GTACTAGCACAACAAGGACTTGGCAAATATTGCGACCTAGATCTTGTACACTGTGCCCAGATGGAAATGCAAGAGGCTCTGGATATGACACAAGAGGAAATGGATCTAGCCGCACATGAGCTAATGCTGGAGGAACGCTTCAATAGAAAAAATGGTTCTAACGCGAGAAGTAACCCGCGTCGTGGGGTTAATACTAGTGTTAACAAGAATTTGCCGCCTCAATTATAG